One region of Flavobacterium sp. KACC 22763 genomic DNA includes:
- a CDS encoding phosphatase PAP2 family protein: MFYKAIFLLFLFGFLSANAQQNDSIAKIDSTSNNLKFNYKQLIIPSVLIGYGVIGIGNDQLLSFNRQIRAEVKEDIDEKITIDDFSQYAPAASVYALNAFGVEGKNNMRDRSVIFATSYIIMATTVLSLKSIVHEERPDGSSNNSFPSGHTATAFAGAEFLYQEYKDKSIWYGIAGYAVATGTGLFRIYNNRHWLTDVAAGAGIGILSTKIAYWINPYITKKLFKSDSENKSTSMIMPFYNGQQYGLGFAKVF, from the coding sequence ATGTTCTACAAAGCGATTTTCCTTCTATTTCTATTCGGATTCTTGTCTGCTAATGCGCAGCAAAATGATTCCATTGCAAAAATTGACAGTACGTCAAATAATTTGAAATTCAATTACAAACAGCTAATTATTCCATCGGTTTTGATTGGGTACGGCGTTATTGGAATTGGAAATGATCAACTTTTAAGCTTCAATCGCCAGATTAGAGCAGAAGTTAAAGAAGATATTGACGAAAAAATCACAATTGATGACTTCTCTCAATATGCGCCTGCTGCCTCTGTTTATGCTTTGAATGCTTTTGGTGTAGAAGGAAAAAATAACATGCGTGATCGTTCAGTCATATTTGCAACTTCGTATATTATTATGGCAACGACTGTTTTGAGCTTAAAATCGATTGTACATGAAGAAAGACCTGATGGAAGTTCTAACAACTCCTTCCCTTCTGGACATACTGCAACTGCTTTTGCTGGAGCCGAATTTTTATATCAAGAATACAAAGACAAATCGATTTGGTACGGAATTGCTGGTTATGCCGTTGCAACTGGAACTGGACTTTTCAGAATCTACAATAATCGCCACTGGCTGACTGATGTTGCGGCTGGAGCGGGAATTGGGATTTTGAGTACCAAAATTGCGTATTGGATCAATCCGTATATCACAAAAAAACTATTCAAGTCAGATTCTGAAAACAAATCGACTTCTATGATAATGCCTTTCTATAATGGACAGCAATATGGATTGGGATTTGCGAAGGTATTTTAG
- a CDS encoding ArsR/SmtB family transcription factor → MSLPNLDALQVIADPSRRQILQLLTKETYNINALAENFDMSRPAVSKHIKILQQAGFISIQEIGRERHCVLNQKGFNDVKALISHFDQFWENKLSRLETILNKKKD, encoded by the coding sequence ATGTCATTACCTAATCTTGATGCTTTACAAGTAATTGCAGATCCAAGTCGCAGACAGATTCTGCAATTACTTACCAAAGAAACGTATAACATAAACGCTTTGGCCGAAAACTTTGATATGAGCCGTCCTGCTGTTTCAAAACATATTAAAATATTGCAACAAGCAGGTTTTATTTCAATTCAGGAAATTGGAAGGGAACGTCATTGTGTTTTAAATCAAAAAGGATTTAATGATGTTAAAGCGCTGATTAGTCATTTTGATCAGTTCTGGGAAAACAAACTCAGCAGACTGGAAACTATTCTGAACAAAAAGAAAGATTAA
- a CDS encoding sensor protein KdpD, which yields MKEENENNAQHFLDLIQKSRKGKFKIYIGMSAGVGKTFRMLQEAHSLLKNGIDVKIGYIETHMRKETHELLAGLPIIPRRTIFYKGKELDELDVQAIINLRPEVVIVDELAHTNIEGSKNEKRWQDVLEILDAGINVISAVNIQHIESLNEDVKRITNIDVQERIPDNVLRLADEVVNIDLTSEDLIARLKEGKIYTADKIPTALANFFKSEQILQLRELALKEVASQVVRKVESEVPNLHALRHEKLLACISSNEKTAKIIIRKAARLASYYNGSWYVLYVETPKESSNRIALDKQRHLINNFKLAVQLGAEVIKLENSNITDAILKTVEQKQITTVCIGKPHFNLFKVILSTTIFRRLLNKLSLSNVDLVILS from the coding sequence ATGAAAGAAGAAAACGAAAATAACGCACAGCATTTTCTGGATTTGATTCAGAAATCACGAAAAGGGAAGTTTAAAATCTACATTGGAATGAGCGCCGGTGTGGGCAAAACTTTTCGTATGCTTCAGGAAGCGCATTCGTTATTGAAAAATGGAATCGATGTCAAAATTGGCTACATCGAAACGCACATGCGAAAGGAAACGCATGAATTATTAGCAGGCTTGCCTATAATTCCGAGGCGGACTATTTTTTATAAAGGAAAAGAACTCGATGAACTCGATGTTCAGGCAATCATCAACCTTAGACCAGAAGTGGTTATCGTTGATGAATTGGCGCATACAAACATTGAAGGAAGCAAAAACGAAAAACGCTGGCAGGATGTTCTGGAGATTTTGGATGCTGGAATTAATGTAATTTCGGCAGTGAATATTCAGCATATTGAGAGTTTAAATGAAGATGTAAAACGTATTACCAATATCGATGTTCAAGAAAGAATTCCCGACAATGTTTTACGTCTGGCCGATGAGGTAGTGAATATCGATTTGACATCAGAAGATTTGATTGCCCGACTGAAAGAAGGAAAAATTTATACAGCAGATAAAATTCCGACTGCTTTAGCGAACTTTTTTAAATCGGAACAAATTCTGCAACTACGTGAATTGGCTTTAAAAGAAGTGGCAAGTCAGGTAGTTCGAAAAGTGGAAAGTGAAGTTCCGAATCTGCATGCTTTAAGACATGAAAAGCTTTTGGCCTGCATTAGCAGTAATGAAAAAACGGCTAAAATCATTATTAGAAAAGCAGCAAGATTAGCCAGTTATTACAACGGATCGTGGTATGTTTTGTATGTTGAAACGCCAAAAGAAAGCAGTAACAGAATTGCACTCGACAAACAAAGACATTTAATTAATAACTTTAAACTCGCTGTGCAATTAGGCGCTGAGGTTATTAAATTGGAAAATTCAAATATTACCGATGCTATTTTAAAAACGGTAGAGCAAAAACAAATTACAACTGTCTGTATCGGAAAACCGCATTTTAATTTGTTTAAAGTAATTTTGTCTACAACAATTTTCAGACGTTTGCTCAACAAATTGTCTTTGTCAAACGTTGATCTTGTAATACTGTCGTAA
- a CDS encoding sensor histidine kinase, giving the protein MRIKTKLNLGVGLLFLMIIILSLVSAYSVFLIKQDTENILKSNYNTLEYSRNMILALDGIKAGSKETIQSFEENLEKQTQNITEPGEKQATEKLKASFALLAKNNADETVKVQIRQDIFAIMKLNLDAIKQKSDIAKHSAETANLSIAIVGSLCFLIAFNLLVNLPNNIANPIRELTLSIKEIANKNYSERVHFTSHSEFGDLAKSFNTMAQKLEEYHDSNVYKLLFEKKRLETLINNMNDPIIGLDNEGIVLFLNDEALKIIGLKSEDIIGKSASELAVSNDLIRSLILKENETPKKQPLKIFAHRKESYFEKEIHNITITPTGEEKEINIGDVIILRNITLFKELDFAKTNFIATVSHELKTPIASIKLSLQLLENGKTGDMNDDQKQLVESIKEDSQRLLKITGELLNLSQLETGNIQLNIGKSNPHEIVKYAVEAVKVQADQKQIQLVVDADENLKNVKADAEKTGWVLINYLSNAIRYSSEKSTILIKLKEENNQMVFQVIDTGKGIDTRYKDRVFDKYFQVPGSQKSGTGLGLAISKEFIEAQNGSVGVESNLGLGSMFWFSLKV; this is encoded by the coding sequence ATGAGAATTAAAACCAAATTGAATCTGGGTGTTGGATTATTATTTTTAATGATCATCATTCTCTCATTAGTGAGTGCTTATTCTGTTTTTTTGATTAAGCAGGACACTGAAAATATTCTGAAATCCAACTACAATACACTGGAATATTCACGAAATATGATTCTTGCTTTGGATGGAATAAAAGCGGGTTCAAAAGAAACCATTCAGAGTTTTGAGGAAAACCTCGAAAAGCAGACTCAAAACATTACTGAACCAGGTGAAAAACAAGCTACTGAAAAGTTGAAAGCAAGTTTTGCCCTTTTAGCCAAAAACAATGCAGATGAAACTGTAAAAGTGCAGATCCGCCAAGACATTTTTGCGATAATGAAGCTGAATCTTGACGCCATAAAACAGAAAAGTGACATCGCCAAACATTCAGCTGAAACGGCTAATTTGTCGATTGCCATTGTAGGATCTTTATGCTTTTTGATTGCTTTTAATTTATTGGTTAATCTGCCTAATAATATTGCGAATCCGATTAGGGAATTAACGCTGAGTATTAAAGAAATTGCCAATAAAAACTACTCAGAACGTGTTCATTTTACAAGCCATAGCGAATTTGGAGATCTTGCGAAATCATTCAACACCATGGCGCAAAAACTCGAAGAATATCATGACAGTAATGTTTATAAGCTTCTTTTTGAGAAAAAACGACTGGAAACCCTGATCAATAATATGAACGACCCGATTATTGGTTTGGACAACGAAGGAATTGTTTTGTTTTTGAATGATGAAGCGCTGAAAATTATTGGCCTTAAATCGGAAGATATTATTGGAAAATCTGCTTCTGAATTAGCAGTTTCTAATGATCTGATTCGTTCTTTGATTCTAAAAGAAAATGAAACTCCGAAAAAACAGCCTCTCAAAATTTTTGCTCACAGAAAAGAAAGTTATTTCGAAAAAGAGATTCACAACATTACGATAACGCCAACTGGAGAAGAAAAAGAAATTAATATTGGAGATGTAATTATTTTGCGAAATATTACGCTTTTTAAAGAATTGGATTTTGCTAAAACGAATTTCATTGCCACCGTTTCGCACGAACTAAAAACTCCGATTGCTTCTATAAAACTAAGTCTCCAATTGCTTGAAAATGGAAAAACGGGTGATATGAATGACGATCAGAAACAACTCGTTGAAAGCATAAAAGAAGACAGTCAGCGCTTATTGAAAATTACAGGCGAATTACTGAATTTATCGCAATTAGAAACTGGAAATATTCAGCTGAATATTGGAAAAAGCAATCCGCACGAAATTGTGAAATATGCTGTTGAAGCTGTAAAAGTCCAGGCAGATCAAAAACAGATTCAGTTGGTTGTTGATGCCGATGAAAACCTCAAAAACGTAAAAGCTGATGCCGAAAAAACGGGCTGGGTTTTAATTAATTATTTATCGAATGCCATTAGATATTCATCTGAAAAAAGTACGATTCTCATCAAATTAAAAGAAGAAAATAATCAGATGGTTTTTCAGGTTATTGATACTGGAAAAGGAATTGACACAAGATATAAAGACAGGGTTTTTGATAAATATTTTCAAGTTCCAGGAAGTCAGAAATCTGGAACAGGGCTCGGTTTGGCAATTAGCAAAGAGTTTATTGAAGCACAGAACGGAAGCGTTGGCGTTGAGAGTAATTTGGGATTGGGAAGTATGTTTTGGTTTTCTTTGAAAGTATGA
- a CDS encoding DNA polymerase III subunit alpha, whose product MYLNCHSYHSLRYGTIPLKDLIAEAVLHGIKAMALTDINTVTGIYDFIKACQEKEIKPLVGMEFRCEHQFRYIGLAKNAEGLAEMNRFLTDYNFSGETLPLRAPKFKSVFVIYTLENAPETLFENEFIGVRPEEVSSLLTSKHKNKISKMVILQPVTFRSKKEYNLHKVLRAIDTNIILSKLTEADYCKVSDVMKPVESILPFYEKYPEIILNTQRIIDDCNFQYDFSAKRNKKFYTENRQKDLEKLTELAWEGFAKRYGDENLEAKARVKKELKVIDELEFSGYFLITWDIIQYSNSQGFMHIGRGSGANSIIAYCLGITDICPIELDLYFERFLNLNRKTPPDFDIDWSWQERNTILEYIFKKYGKDHVAFCGTNVEFKYRSIFREVGKVFGLPKEELDLLAKNPEELHPTNKIVKLVQEYGQMMGKYPNQRSMHACGILISEEPITNYTPLEMPPKGFPIVLFDMHIAEEIGFDKFDILSQRGIGHIDDSVKLIAKNRGIKVNIRDTSISKDEAVCNSYLAKGNTIGCFYIESPAMRGLLRRLNCDNYKILVAASSIIRPGVAQSGMMKEYIFRHNNPTQFEYFHEVFREHLGETYGIMVYQEDVIKIAQHYGGLPAPDGDILRRAMSGKGRSLEALQKVKDNFFASCAQKGHPLQLSQEIYRQIESFAGYSFCKAHSASYAVESYQSLYLKVNFPVEFMTAVINNQGGFYRTEVYVHEARMSGGTIHNPCVNKSEYQTTLYGTDIYLGFMHIQSLESKIAHLIEEDRNKKGDFSSLEDFINRIPIGIEGVKTLIFIDAFRFTGKTKNQLLVTASLLLNNFKPENRDLKLLQEPVKEYKLPKLERSVFEDAFDEIELLSFPVSCTVFDLLQTKHRGDVMAKDLVQYHKKQVRMLAYLISRKHVPTKKGTMYFGTWIDHEGTYFDTAHFPDSLEKHPFQGGGCYLLLGNVEVDYHFPTITILKMAKMPFIPDPRYMDLKDQYRTQSQIKEDVSLTHRAPYPQGHEINLPRHRMKF is encoded by the coding sequence ATGTATCTTAATTGTCATTCCTATCATTCATTACGTTACGGCACGATTCCGCTTAAGGATTTGATTGCCGAAGCCGTTTTGCATGGTATAAAAGCAATGGCATTGACCGATATTAATACCGTTACTGGAATTTACGATTTTATAAAAGCGTGTCAGGAAAAAGAAATCAAGCCTTTGGTTGGAATGGAATTTCGATGCGAACATCAATTCCGATATATTGGCTTGGCGAAAAATGCTGAAGGTTTAGCTGAAATGAATCGCTTTTTAACGGATTATAATTTCAGCGGAGAAACTTTGCCTTTGCGTGCTCCAAAATTCAAATCGGTTTTTGTGATTTATACTTTAGAAAATGCTCCCGAAACGCTTTTTGAAAATGAATTTATCGGAGTTCGTCCTGAAGAAGTTTCAAGTCTTCTGACTTCAAAACATAAAAATAAAATCTCCAAAATGGTGATTTTACAGCCTGTAACTTTTAGAAGCAAAAAAGAATACAATCTGCATAAAGTGCTTCGGGCTATTGATACGAATATCATTTTATCGAAGCTTACAGAAGCTGATTATTGTAAAGTTTCTGATGTGATGAAACCTGTAGAATCGATTCTGCCATTTTATGAAAAATATCCTGAAATTATTTTAAATACACAACGCATTATTGACGATTGCAATTTTCAATATGATTTTTCGGCTAAAAGAAATAAAAAGTTCTATACTGAAAACCGTCAAAAAGATTTAGAAAAATTGACAGAATTGGCTTGGGAAGGATTCGCAAAACGTTACGGAGACGAGAATCTAGAAGCAAAAGCCCGCGTTAAAAAAGAATTAAAAGTAATTGACGAATTAGAATTCAGCGGTTATTTTTTAATTACTTGGGATATTATTCAATACAGCAATAGCCAAGGTTTTATGCACATTGGGCGCGGAAGCGGTGCCAACAGCATCATTGCCTATTGTCTCGGAATTACCGATATCTGTCCAATCGAGTTAGATTTATATTTTGAACGTTTTCTAAACCTAAACCGAAAAACTCCGCCTGATTTTGATATTGACTGGAGTTGGCAGGAACGCAACACAATTCTGGAATATATCTTCAAAAAATATGGCAAAGATCACGTTGCGTTTTGCGGAACGAATGTTGAGTTTAAATACCGTTCTATTTTCAGAGAAGTAGGAAAGGTTTTTGGTCTACCTAAAGAAGAATTAGATCTTTTGGCAAAAAATCCGGAAGAACTTCATCCGACCAATAAAATTGTAAAATTGGTTCAGGAATACGGACAAATGATGGGAAAATATCCCAATCAACGAAGCATGCATGCGTGTGGAATTCTGATTTCTGAAGAACCTATTACCAATTATACGCCTCTGGAAATGCCTCCAAAAGGTTTTCCAATCGTACTTTTTGACATGCATATTGCCGAAGAAATTGGTTTTGACAAGTTTGATATTCTAAGTCAGCGAGGCATCGGACATATTGATGACAGCGTAAAACTGATTGCAAAAAACCGAGGCATAAAAGTTAATATTCGTGATACTTCGATTTCTAAAGACGAGGCTGTCTGCAACTCTTATTTAGCAAAAGGAAATACGATTGGCTGTTTTTATATCGAAAGCCCTGCTATGCGTGGTTTACTACGTCGACTAAATTGCGATAATTATAAAATTCTCGTTGCAGCTTCGTCCATCATTCGTCCCGGCGTTGCACAATCGGGAATGATGAAAGAGTATATTTTTCGTCATAATAATCCAACTCAATTTGAGTATTTCCATGAAGTTTTTAGGGAACATCTTGGCGAAACCTACGGTATTATGGTGTATCAGGAAGATGTAATTAAAATCGCCCAGCATTACGGCGGACTTCCCGCTCCTGACGGCGATATTCTTCGTCGTGCCATGTCGGGAAAAGGAAGGTCTCTCGAAGCGTTGCAAAAAGTAAAAGATAATTTCTTTGCGAGCTGTGCACAAAAAGGACATCCGTTACAATTGAGTCAGGAAATTTATCGCCAGATTGAATCGTTTGCAGGATATTCTTTCTGCAAAGCGCATTCAGCTTCTTATGCAGTTGAGAGCTATCAGAGTTTGTATCTGAAAGTTAATTTTCCTGTTGAATTTATGACGGCGGTAATCAACAATCAGGGCGGATTTTACAGAACCGAAGTTTATGTACACGAAGCTAGAATGTCTGGCGGAACGATTCATAATCCTTGCGTAAATAAAAGCGAATATCAGACTACTTTATATGGAACCGATATTTATCTCGGTTTTATGCACATTCAAAGTCTGGAATCTAAAATCGCTCACTTGATTGAAGAAGATCGAAATAAAAAAGGGGATTTTAGTTCTCTAGAAGATTTTATCAATAGGATTCCAATTGGAATCGAAGGTGTTAAAACTCTAATTTTCATTGATGCTTTTCGTTTTACAGGAAAAACCAAAAATCAGCTTTTGGTAACTGCTAGTTTATTGCTGAACAATTTTAAACCTGAAAACAGAGATTTGAAATTACTGCAAGAACCCGTTAAAGAATATAAACTTCCAAAATTAGAGCGTTCTGTTTTTGAAGATGCTTTTGATGAAATCGAATTGCTGAGTTTCCCTGTTTCATGTACTGTTTTTGATCTTCTGCAAACCAAACACCGTGGAGATGTTATGGCGAAAGATTTGGTTCAATATCATAAAAAACAAGTCAGAATGCTGGCGTATCTCATTTCCAGAAAACATGTCCCGACAAAAAAAGGCACCATGTATTTTGGAACTTGGATCGATCATGAAGGCACTTATTTTGATACAGCACATTTTCCTGATAGTTTAGAAAAACATCCTTTTCAGGGCGGAGGCTGTTATCTTTTGTTAGGAAATGTTGAGGTCGATTATCATTTTCCGACTATTACGATTCTCAAAATGGCCAAAATGCCTTTTATTCCAGATCCGCGCTATATGGATTTGAAAGATCAATACAGAACACAAAGTCAGATAAAGGAAGATGTTAGTTTGACGCATCGAGCGCCTTATCCGCAGGGACATGAAATTAATTTGCCGAGACATAGAATGAAGTTTTAA
- a CDS encoding SRPBCC family protein, whose translation MKTEINHKWFYSQAPEEIWMYLTEPELIAQWIMPNDFKLLLGHHFTFRTNPIPSLNLDGIFHCKILEIVPFKKLVYSWKGGPGNNETIFDTTVEWTLEKKDNGTELRLLHTGFKEENVSILTGMTEGWLKKMEKIENLLNEK comes from the coding sequence ATGAAAACAGAAATTAACCACAAATGGTTTTACAGCCAAGCCCCTGAAGAAATCTGGATGTATCTTACGGAGCCAGAATTAATTGCGCAATGGATTATGCCAAATGATTTTAAACTTCTTTTAGGACATCATTTTACATTTCGTACTAATCCGATTCCAAGTTTAAATCTTGATGGAATTTTTCATTGTAAAATATTAGAAATTGTTCCTTTCAAAAAGCTTGTTTACAGTTGGAAAGGCGGACCAGGAAATAATGAAACGATCTTTGACACTACTGTCGAATGGACTTTAGAAAAGAAAGATAATGGTACCGAATTACGTCTTCTTCATACTGGATTTAAAGAAGAAAATGTTTCTATCCTAACTGGAATGACAGAAGGCTGGTTGAAAAAAATGGAGAAAATCGAGAATCTTTTAAACGAAAAATAA
- the dinB gene encoding DNA polymerase IV: protein MARAIVHMDLDTFFVSCERRTNSELNGIPLIIGGGDRGVVASCSYEARKYGVRSAMPIRMALKLCPDAKVMKGDMELYSQLSHDVTEILQEKAPVLEKASIDEFYMDITGMDKFHGSYKWTNELAQKVIKETGLPISFSLSINKTVSKIATGEGKPVGNLEIPEQKVQDFLNPLSIQKIPMVGAVTFQLLSRIGVRKIQTLAEMPAEVLQQMIGKNGLELWKKAHGIDHTPVEPYTERKSISTETTFSQDTIDLAKLRRILLGMVEKLAFQLRAEQWLTSTVTVKIRYANFDTETKQCRVAYTSADHILTKNVIELFEKVYQRRMRLRLIGVRFSGLVRGTYQIDLFEDTQEMLSLYEAMDKMKSRYGFDAVMRCAGAHFKPNTKDEILKRKK from the coding sequence ATGGCACGGGCAATTGTACATATGGATTTGGATACCTTTTTTGTATCCTGCGAAAGACGCACCAACTCAGAACTCAACGGAATTCCGCTTATTATAGGTGGCGGAGACCGCGGTGTTGTTGCTTCTTGCTCTTATGAAGCCCGTAAATATGGAGTGCGTTCTGCTATGCCAATTCGTATGGCATTAAAACTTTGTCCAGACGCAAAAGTGATGAAAGGTGATATGGAATTGTATTCTCAATTATCTCATGATGTTACCGAAATTCTCCAGGAAAAAGCGCCTGTTTTAGAAAAAGCGAGCATCGATGAATTTTATATGGACATTACCGGAATGGATAAATTTCACGGCAGTTATAAATGGACAAATGAATTGGCGCAAAAAGTCATTAAAGAAACTGGACTTCCAATTAGTTTTTCATTATCCATCAATAAAACCGTTTCTAAAATTGCCACAGGAGAAGGCAAACCTGTTGGGAATCTTGAAATTCCGGAACAAAAAGTTCAGGACTTTTTAAATCCCCTTTCGATTCAGAAAATCCCGATGGTGGGCGCTGTGACTTTTCAGCTTTTGTCCCGAATTGGCGTTCGTAAAATTCAGACTTTGGCAGAAATGCCTGCTGAGGTTTTACAGCAAATGATTGGTAAAAATGGTCTGGAGCTTTGGAAAAAAGCCCACGGAATCGACCATACACCTGTTGAACCTTATACCGAAAGAAAATCAATTTCGACCGAAACGACTTTCTCTCAAGACACTATCGATCTTGCAAAACTCAGAAGAATATTATTAGGAATGGTCGAAAAACTGGCTTTTCAACTTCGTGCAGAACAATGGCTGACTTCAACCGTTACAGTCAAAATACGTTACGCCAATTTTGATACCGAAACCAAACAATGCCGAGTAGCTTATACTTCAGCCGATCATATTTTGACCAAAAATGTAATAGAACTTTTTGAGAAAGTGTATCAACGTCGTATGCGTCTGCGTTTGATTGGCGTACGCTTTAGCGGATTGGTACGCGGAACGTATCAAATTGATCTTTTTGAAGACACTCAGGAAATGTTATCACTTTATGAAGCGATGGACAAAATGAAAAGCCGTTATGGTTTTGATGCCGTAATGCGTTGTGCCGGAGCTCACTTTAAACCGAATACCAAAGACGAAATTTTAAAACGCAAAAAATAA
- a CDS encoding XRE family transcriptional regulator, giving the protein MSLFSDNIRALRVKHKISQEKLAENLSITRGRYVKYEDGTSEAPYDILKKIALYFHMSIDLILSVDIRKIDVQNLIKLEGNRLILPIQVDSFGENYIEIVSQKAKAGYLNGYADPEYIESLQQITLPFLGPGKHRGFPVEGDSMPPHEDGSIIIGRYVEKLGDVMDGKTYILITKNEGMVYKRLNKNKKNALVLESDNSFYPNYEVKASDILEIWEYECNIGRSDKKQEISETGAMKDLLLELKREVREIKNNTSNA; this is encoded by the coding sequence ATGTCCTTATTTTCAGACAACATCAGAGCATTAAGGGTTAAGCATAAAATATCACAGGAGAAATTAGCTGAAAACCTTAGTATTACCAGAGGAAGATACGTGAAATACGAAGACGGAACTTCGGAAGCACCGTATGACATTTTAAAGAAGATTGCATTATATTTTCATATGAGTATTGACTTGATATTATCTGTCGATATACGCAAAATTGATGTGCAAAATTTGATAAAACTGGAAGGCAACCGACTTATTTTACCCATTCAGGTGGATAGTTTTGGAGAAAATTATATCGAAATTGTATCTCAAAAAGCAAAAGCAGGTTACCTCAACGGATATGCTGATCCAGAATATATTGAAAGTTTACAGCAGATTACACTTCCATTTCTAGGACCTGGAAAACATCGCGGATTTCCTGTTGAGGGTGATTCTATGCCTCCGCACGAAGATGGTTCGATTATTATTGGCCGTTATGTAGAAAAATTGGGAGATGTGATGGATGGCAAAACCTATATTCTGATTACCAAAAATGAAGGGATGGTATATAAGCGTCTCAATAAAAACAAAAAGAATGCTTTGGTTTTAGAATCTGATAATAGTTTTTACCCAAATTATGAAGTGAAAGCTTCTGATATTTTGGAGATTTGGGAATACGAATGCAACATCGGCCGTTCAGACAAAAAACAAGAAATATCGGAAACTGGAGCAATGAAAGATTTGCTTTTAGAATTGAAACGTGAAGTTCGAGAGATTAAGAATAATACTTCGAATGCATAA
- a CDS encoding type II toxin-antitoxin system RelE/ParE family toxin, which yields MAKKEIIWSDLAKLEFSNVLEFYVLRNGNSDYSLKILEEVEDLLETLSNNESIGRLTSNKITRVIPMKIYLIFYEINNNQIEILSFWNNQQNPENRKIK from the coding sequence ATGGCTAAAAAAGAAATAATCTGGTCTGACCTTGCTAAACTTGAGTTTTCTAATGTTCTTGAATTTTATGTTCTTAGAAATGGAAATTCTGATTACAGCTTAAAAATTCTTGAAGAAGTTGAAGATTTACTAGAAACTCTTTCAAATAATGAATCTATAGGAAGACTTACTTCAAATAAAATCACTCGCGTTATTCCTATGAAAATCTATTTGATTTTTTATGAAATCAATAATAATCAAATAGAAATATTGTCTTTTTGGAACAATCAGCAAAATCCCGAAAATAGAAAAATAAAATAG
- a CDS encoding GNAT family N-acetyltransferase, with amino-acid sequence MNILKATTEDHILLTEITKRSKAYWGYSEEQIEKWSNNLTVTADYIEKNNVCNLVIENKIIGYYSYLKLEENQVKLDNLFILPEYIGKGFGSYLMNDFLERMRNEKCQKIILDSEPNAEQFYQKIGFIKIGEFETSIKNRFMPIMEMKL; translated from the coding sequence ATGAATATCCTAAAAGCCACAACTGAAGATCATATTCTACTAACAGAAATCACCAAAAGGTCAAAAGCCTACTGGGGATATTCTGAAGAACAAATTGAAAAATGGAGTAATAATCTAACTGTAACGGCAGATTATATTGAAAAGAATAATGTTTGTAATTTAGTTATTGAAAATAAAATCATTGGATATTATTCTTATTTGAAATTAGAAGAGAATCAGGTAAAATTGGACAATTTATTTATTTTACCTGAATATATAGGAAAAGGATTTGGTTCTTATTTAATGAATGATTTTTTGGAAAGAATGCGAAATGAAAAATGCCAAAAAATTATTTTGGATTCAGAACCAAATGCAGAACAATTTTACCAGAAAATTGGATTTATAAAAATCGGAGAATTTGAAACTTCAATAAAAAATAGATTCATGCCGATTATGGAAATGAAGTTATAA
- a CDS encoding DinB family protein, translating to MQKQVLLDLLDHNRFMCNSTFKNITPENSRFRLNEKTASVGFIYRHIGETANILGTFFGIETNIENTTIGQSDTGKNYDLQTSHAFMEQGYKTLENVINNSSDQDWFEEVEASFLGTVPRIKLLSIILFHNSHHCGQIASAIVKGN from the coding sequence ATGCAAAAACAAGTTTTATTAGATCTTTTAGATCATAACCGCTTTATGTGCAATTCAACATTTAAAAACATAACACCAGAAAACAGTCGTTTTCGACTCAATGAAAAAACAGCTTCGGTTGGATTTATTTATAGACATATTGGAGAAACCGCAAACATTCTGGGAACATTTTTCGGAATTGAAACTAATATCGAAAACACAACAATTGGACAATCTGATACCGGCAAAAATTATGATTTGCAAACGAGCCATGCTTTTATGGAGCAAGGATACAAAACACTCGAAAATGTAATAAATAATTCTTCTGATCAGGATTGGTTTGAGGAAGTCGAAGCTTCATTTTTAGGAACAGTTCCAAGAATTAAATTATTATCAATTATTCTTTTTCACAATTCACATCATTGCGGGCAAATTGCATCGGCTATTGTTAAAGGAAATTAA